agggtctgttatagggtctggtggtcagggtctgttatagtctggtcagggtctgttatagtctggtggtcagggtctgtggtcagggtctgttatagtctggtggtcagggtctgttatagtctggtcagggtctgttatagtctggtggtcagggtctgttatagtctggtttggtcagggtctgttatagtctggtggtcagggtctgttatagtctggtcagggtctgttatagtctggtggtcagggtctgttatagtctggtggtcagggtctgttatagtctggtggtcagggtctgttatagtctggtggtcagggtctgttatagtctggtggtctagtctggtggtcagggtctgttatagtctggtggtccagggtctgttatagtctggtcagggtctgttatagtctggtcagggtctgttatagtctggtggtcagggtctgttatagtctggtggtcagggtctgttatagtctggtggtcagggtctgttatagtctggtggtcagggtctgttatagtctcagggtctgttatagtcagtcagggtctgttatagtctggtcagggtctgttatagtctggtcagggtctgttatagtctggtggtcagggtctgttatagtctggtggtcagggtctgttatagtctggtggtcagggtctgttatagtctggtcagggtctgttatagtctggtcagggtcagtctggtggtcagggtctgttatagtctggtcagggtcagggtctgttatagtctggtggtcagggtctgttatagtctggtcagggtctgttatagtctggtggtcagggtctgttatagtctggtggtcagggtctgttatagtctggtggtcagggtctgttatagtctggtcagggtctgttatagtctggtcagggtctgttatagtctggtcagggtctgttatagtctggtggtcagggtctgttatagtctggtggtcagggtctgttatagtctgttatagggTCTgttatggtcagggtctgttatagtctggtggtctggggtctgttatagtctggtcagggtctgttatagtctggtggtcagggtctgttatagtctggtcagggtctgttatagtctggtggtcagggtctgttatagtctggtggtcagggtctgttatagtctggtcagggtctgttatagtctggtcagggtctgttatagtctggtcagggtctgttatagtctggtggtcagggtctgttatagtctggtggtcagggtctgttatagtctcagggtctggtctggtcagggtctgttatagtctggtcagggtctgttatagtctggtcagggtctgttatagtctggtcagggtctgttatagtctggtcagggtctgttatagtctggtggtcagggtctgttatagtctggtcagggtctgttatagtctggtcagggtctgttatagtctcagggtctggtcagggtctgttatagtctggtggtcagggtctgttatagtctggtggtcagggtctgttatagtctggtggtcagggtctgttatagtctggtcagggtctgttatagtctggtggtcagggtctgttatagtctggtcagggtctgttatagtctggtcagggtctgttatagtctggtggtcagggtctgttatagtctggtcagggtctgttatagtctggtggtcagggtctgttatagtctggtcagggtctgttatagtctggtggtcagggtctgttatagtcagggtctgttatagtctggtcagggtctgttatagtctggtggtcagggtctgttatagtctggtggtcagggtctgttatagtctggtcagggtctgttatagtctggtggtcagggtctggtctggtcagggtctgttatagtctggtggtcagggtctgttatagtctggtggtcagggtctgttatagtctggtggtcagggtctgttatagtctggtcagggtctgttatagtctggtggtcaggggcTGTTAtagtcagggtctgttatagtctggtggtcagggtctgttatagtctggtcagggtctgttatagtctggtggtcagggtctgttatagtctggtcagggtctgttatagtctggtggtcagggtctgttatagtctggtcagggtctgttatagtctggtcagggtctgttatagtctggtcagggtctgttatagtctggtcagggtctgttatagtctggtggtcagggtctgttatagtctggtcagggtctgttatagtctggtcagggtctgttatagtctggtcagggtctgttatagtctggtcagggtctgttatagtctggtcagggtctgttatagtctggtggtcagggtctgttatagtctggtcagggtctgttatagtctggtcagggtctgttatagtctgttatagtctggtcagggtctgttatagtctggtcaggggtctgttatagtctggtcagggtctgttatagtctggtcagggtctgttatagtctcagggtctggtcagggtctgttatagtctggtggtcagggtctgttatagtctggtcagggtctgttatagtctggtggtcagggtctgttatagtctggtggtcagggtctgttacagtctggtcagggtctgttatagtctggtggtcagggtggtcagggtctgttatagtctggtggtcagggtctgttatagtctggtggtcagggtctgttatagtctggtcagggtctgttatagtctggtggtcagggtctgttatagtctggtggtcagggtctgttatagtctggtggtcagggtctgttatagtctggtggtcagggtctgttatagtctggtcagggtctgttatagtctggtggtcagggtctgttatagtctggtggtcagggtctgttatagtctggtggtcagggtctgttatagtctggtggtcagggtctgttatagtctggtggtcagggtctgttatagtctggtggtcagggtctgttatagtctggtcagggtctgttatagtctggtcagggtctgttatagtctggtggtcagggtctgttatagtctggtcagggtctgttatagtctggtggtcagggtctgttatagtctggtggtcagggtctgttatagtctggtcagggtctgttatagtctggtggtcagggtctgttatagtctggtcagggtctgttatagtctggtggtcagggtctgttatagtctggtggtcagggtctgttatagtctggtggtcagggtctgttatagtctggtggtcagggtctgttatagtctggtcagggtctgttatagtctggtggtcagggtctgttatagtctggtcagggtctgttatagtctggtcagggtctgttatagtctggtcagggtctgttatagtctggtggtcagggtctgttatagtctggtggtcagggtctgttatagtctggtggtcagggtctgttatagtctggtggtcagggtctgttatagtctggtggtcagggtctgttatagtctggtggtcagggtctgttatagtctggtggtcagggtctgttatagtctggtggtcagggtctgttatagtctggtggtcagggtctgttatagtctggtggtcagggtctgttatagtctggtggtcagggtctgttatagtctggtggtcagggtctgttatagtctggtggtcagggtctgttatagtctggtggtcagggtctgttatagtctggtggtcagggtctgttatagtctggtggtcagggtctgttatagtctggtggtcagggtctgttatagtctggtggtcagggtctgttatagtctggtcagggtctgttatagtctggtcagggtctgttatagtctggtggtcagggtctgttatagtctggtggtcagggtctgttatagtctggtggtcagggtctgttatagtctggtcagggtctgttatagtctagtggtcagggtctgttatagtctgatcagggtctgttatagtctggtcagggtctgttatagtctggtggtcagggtctgttatagtctggtggtcagggtctgttatagtctggtggtcagagtctgttatagtctggtggtcagggtctgttatagtctagtggtcagggtctgttatagtctggtcagggtctgttatagtctgatcagggtctgttatagtctggtcagggtctgttatagtctggtggtcagggtctgttatagtctggtggtcagggtctgttatagtctggtggtcagagtctgttatagtctggtggtcagggtctgttatagtctgatcagggtctgttatagtctggtcagggtctgttatagtctggtggtcagggtctgttatagtctggtggtcagggtctgttatagtctagtggtcagggtctgttatagtctggtcagggtctgttatagtctggtcagggtctgttatagtctggtggtcagggtctgttatagtctggtcagggtctgttatagtctggtgatcagggtctgttatagtctggtcagggtctgttatagtctggtcagggtctgttatagtctggtcagggtctgttatagtctgtctggtggtcagggtctgttatagtctggtcagggtctgttatagtctggtcagggtctgttatagtcttggtcagggtctgttatagtctggtggtcagggtctgttatagtctggtcagggtctgttatagtctggtcagggtctgttatagtctggtcagggtctgttatagtctgtctggtggtcagggtctgttatagtctggtcagggtctgttatagtctggtggtcagggtctgttatagtctggtggtcagggtctgttatagtctggtggtcagggtctgttatagtctggtcagggtctgttatagtctggtggtcagggtctgttatagtctggtggtcagggtctgttatagtctggtggtcagggtctgttatagtctggtcagggtctgttatagtctggtggtcagggtctgttatagtctggtcagggtctgttatagtctggtggtcagggtctgttatagtctggtggtcagggtctgttatagtctggtggtcagagtctgttatagtctggtggtcagtctGGTGGTCAGTCTGGTGGTCAGTTTGGTGgtcagtctggtggtcagggtctgttatagtctggtggtcagggtctggtggtcagtctggtggtcagggtctggtggtcagtctggtcagggtctgttacagtctggtggtcagggtctggtggtcagtctggtggtcagggtctggtggtcagtctggtggtcagggtctggtggtcagtctggtggtcagggtctgttacagtctggtggtcagggtctggtggtCAGTCTGGTGGTCAGTCTGGTGGTCAGTCTGGTGgtcagtctggtggtcagggtctggtggtCAGTCTGGGGGTCAGGGTCTGGTTGTCAGTCTGGTGgtcagtctggtggtcagggtctggtggtCAGTCTGGTGgtcagtctggtggtcagggtctggtggtcagtctggtcagggtctggtggtcagggtctggtggtCAGTCTAGTGgtcagtctggtggtcagggtctggtggtcagtctggtggtcagggtctggtggtCAGTCTGGTGGTCAGTCTGGTGgtcagtctggtggtcagggtatGTGGTATTGAGCTGAAAAGTCCACATCTAATGGTTGATGTTTTAGTAAACCTCGGTCCCTCCCTCATCTTTCTCCCAGCACTGCAGCTGGATGCGGGGTTGCCCCATGGACTGAAAGGGAGGAAGGGGAGCCGGGGGATCCCCGGGGACATGGGGCCTAAAGGCTTAAGTGGAGACCTGGGACCTGAGGGTCCCTCTGGGCCCCCTGGCCCCCCTGGCCCTGCAGGGAGGGGCGGGGACCAATCCCATCAACACCGCGCGGCCTTCTCTGTGTCCCGGACAGACATCTCCTACCccccctacaaacaaaccctgaCCTATAACTCCGCCATCACCAGCAGCAACCTGATCAGTTTGAACTCTGGAATGTTCACCTGCAGCATACCTGGAGTCTACTACTTCGTCTTCCACTCAGAGGCcaaggtagacagacagacagacagacagacagacagacagacagacagacaggcaggcaggcaggcaggcaggcaggcaggcaggcaggtaggtaggtaggtaggtaggtaggtaggcaggcaggcaggcaggcaggcaggcaggcaggcaggcagacagacagacagacagacagacagacagacagacagacagacagacagacagacaggtaggtaggtaggtaggtaggtaggtaggtaggtaggtaggtaggtaggtaggtaggcaggcaggcagacagacagacagacagacagacagacagacagacagacaggcaggcaggcaggcaggcagacagacagacaggcagacagacagacagacagacagacagacagacagacagacagacagacagacagacagacagatattacTCTCTCTTTCGACATCTTGtaaaactctgtgtgtgtgtgtgtgtgtataggtgggcATGTGTCTGTATCTGAAAAGTGACGCCCTGGGAGAGAGGATGCTAGGTTTCTGTGACTACAACAACAGAGCCACTACCCAGGTATGGTTACTATGACAACACCAGGTAGGGTTACTATGACAACACCAAGTAGGGACTGATGACACCAGGTTGGGTTACTATGACGACACCGGGTAAAGAGTTTAACAACATAGATTTTTCTTCCTAATAACACTATTTTATTGTTAATTCCATGATGTGTAGGTTCTGTCAGGAGGTGTGGTGTTGGACCTATCACGCGGCAACAAGGTGGGAACCATCCTCCATACTAACCAATCAGCACATAGTATCATCCATATTAACCAATCACCACACAGCATTCTCcataccagtggttcccaaaccttttatattatattatatttttgaTCAtgatcatatatatatacagtatatatattttttatttatttggcgtacccccgacgaCATTGCACATACCCCAGGTTGGGAATACCTGCTCCATACTAACTAATCAGCACACAGCACCCCCCAAACTAACCAATCAGCACAGAGCATCATCCAGTGGAAACTGTAAGTGCTTTCTAAACCTACAGAGAAGGCCTAAGGGTTGATAAAATAAtagatgtattttttatttcatttctCTCTTTTCAATAATATTTAAATGGTAATCTGATTATTTTATAATTTTCAATTATATTCTAATTTAATGTCTTCAGTTTGTGTTGGAAAGGAAAGGGTTAAGAGAGGAAAGGGTGAAGAGAAAAAAATATCCAATCAGGATTTTCTTTGGGGGTTGCTGGGGAGATAAAACCAGTTAACTAGCTTAGCTATTGACTTTCAGAAGCCTCTGCTATTCAACTGTATTAGAGCAGAATTTTGGAGTGACAGTagaatcaaccaatcacattttgacTTGCAATGGGTGGGACTGTTTTACAAAAAAAAGGAAAATGTAGGGCTAGAGACATGTCACTGCTGAGAGTGTGAGCCAACAGCACGAGCTCTAGTTTTCCTATGGTCAAGTTAGtttgtgttgtaggctagtgtgtaggTGTTATCTTTGAGGACTGAGGAGGATGTGTTTGCTAATTTGTTACCATCGCCCTTTTCAAGATTAACTTTCAACAAGAAGTTAAAATGATCATTATCATGCCACTGTTTTATTATTATCTCGCTTGCTGTTAACTATCTACGGGTGACCATGACTGGGTGAAACACGGGTGACCATGACTGGGTGAAACACAGGTGACCATGACTGGGTGAAACACGGGTGACCATGACTGGGTGAAACACAGGTGACCATGACTGGGTGAAACACGGGTGACCATGACTGGGTGAAACACGGGTGACCATGACTGGGTGAAACACGGGTGACCATGACTGGGTGAAACACAGGTGACCATGACTGGGTGAAACACGGGTGACCATGACTGGGTGAAACACGGGTGACCATGACTGGGTGAAACACGGGTGACCATGACTGGGTGAAACACGGGTGACCATGACTGGGTGAAACACGGGTGACCATGACTGGGTGAAACACGGGTGACCATGATGACGGGTGACCATGACTGAAACACGGGTGACCATGACTGGGTGAAACACGGGTGACCATGACTGGGTGAAACACGGTGACCATGACTGGGTGAAACACGGGTGACCATGACTGGGTGAAACACGGGTACCCATGACTGGGTGAAACACAGGTGACCATGACTGGGTGAAACACGGGTACCCATGACTGGTTGAAACACAGGTGACCATGACTGGGTGAAACATGGGTGACCATGACTGGGTGAAACACGGGTGACCATGACTGGGTGAAACACGGGTGACCATGACTGGGTGAAACACGGGTGACCATGACTGGGTGAAACACGGGTGACCATGACTGGGTGAAACACGGGTGACCATGACTGGGTGAAACACGGGTGACCATGACTGGGTGAAACACGGGTGACCATGACTGGGTGAAACACTGGTACCCATGACTGGGTGAAACACAGGTGACCATGACTGGGTGAAACACGGGTACCCATGACTGGTTGAAACACAGGTGACCATGACTGGGTGAAACACGGGTGACCATGACTGGGTGAAACACAGGTGACCATGACTGGGTGAAACACGGGTGACCATGACTGGGTGAAACACGGGTGACCATGACTGGGTGAAACACGGGTGACCATGACTGGGTGAAACACGGGTGACCATGACTGGGTGAAACACGGGTACCCATGACTGGGTGAAACACGGGTGACCATGACTGGGTGAACCACGGGTGACCATGACTGGGTGAAACACGGGTGACCATGACTGGGTGAAACACGGGTGACCATGACTGGGTGAAACACGGGTGACCATGACTGGGTGAAACACTGGTACCCATGACTGGGTGAAACACAGGTGACCATGACTGGGTGAAACACGGGTACCCATGACTGGTTGAAACACAGGTGACCATGACTGGGTGAAACACGGGTGACCATGACTGGGTGAAACACAGGTGACCATGACTGGGTGAAACACGGGTGACCATGACTGGGTGAAACACGGGTGACCATGACTGGGTGAAACACGGGTGACCATGACTGGGTGAAACACGGGTGACCATGACTGGGTGAAACACGGGTGACCATGACTGGGTGAAACACGGGTGACCATGACTGGGTGAAACACGGGTGACCATGACTGGGTGAAACACGGGTGACCATGACTGGGTGAACCACGGGTGACCATGACTGGGTGAAACACGGGTGACCATGACTGGGTGAAACACGGGTGACCATGACTGGGTGAACCACGGGTGACCATGACTGGGTGAAACACGGGTGACCATGACTGGGTGAAACACGGGTGACCATGACTGGGTGAACCACGGGTGACCATGACTGGGTGAAACACAGGTGACCATGACTGGGTGAAACACGGGTGACCATGACTGGGTGAAACACGGGTGACCATGACTGGGTGAAACACGGGTGACCATGACTGGGTGAAACACGGGTGACCATGACTGGGTGAAACACGGGTACCCATGACTGGGTGAAACACGGGTGACCATGACTGGGTGAACCACGGGTGACCATGACTGGGTGAAACACGGGTGACCATGACTGGGTGAAACACGGGTGACCATGACTGGGTGAAACACGGGTGACCATGACTGGGTGAAACACGGGTGACCATGACTGGGTGAAACACGGGTGACCATGACTGGGTGAAACACGGGTGACCATGACTGGGTGAACCACGGGTG
This genomic interval from Oncorhynchus keta strain PuntledgeMale-10-30-2019 unplaced genomic scaffold, Oket_V2 Un_scaffold_3664_pilon_pilon, whole genome shotgun sequence contains the following:
- the c1qa gene encoding complement C1q subcomponent subunit A isoform X1; this translates as MLIKNTGFPRMMSGVSLSAVCVAVLFSLGRCQNGCLVQDGTPGAQGTPGRDGRQGAKGEKGEPALQLDAGLPHGLKGRKGSRGIPGDMGPKGLSGDLGPEGPSGPPGPPGPAGRGGDQSHQHRAAFSVSRTDISYPPYKQTLTYNSAITSSNLISLNSGMFTCSIPGVYYFVFHSEAKVGMCLYLKSDALGERMLGFCDYNNRATTQVLSGGVVLDLSRGNKVWLEPFKDEQPENVDDKKDKKIVFNGFLLFPTGK
- the c1qa gene encoding complement C1q subcomponent subunit A isoform X2, producing MMSGVSLSAVCVAVLFSLGRCQNGCLVQDGTPGAQGTPGRDGRQGAKGEKGEPALQLDAGLPHGLKGRKGSRGIPGDMGPKGLSGDLGPEGPSGPPGPPGPAGRGGDQSHQHRAAFSVSRTDISYPPYKQTLTYNSAITSSNLISLNSGMFTCSIPGVYYFVFHSEAKVGMCLYLKSDALGERMLGFCDYNNRATTQVLSGGVVLDLSRGNKVWLEPFKDEQPENVDDKKDKKIVFNGFLLFPTGK